The DNA segment tgtgtgtgtgtgtgtgtgtgtgtgtgtgtgttcccaggTAAAAATGTTGCATCCATTCTTTAACTTCAtgctttccttttgtttttttcctcgtTAAATAAAATCTCTCCTCTATTTTCCACATGTTGAGTAGTTGTCAAATAGCAGCAGgggggtggaggtgtgtgtgtgggggggttgtatatgtgtgtgtgtatgatgtgtgtAGGGTacggggggaggagagggggggttAAATGGTGCACAAAggcagatcacacacacagtgtacacCAACACACAACATGGGgtaaaaactaacaaaaactTAAAAGTTGAATTGTGTTATTACAggaatatataatatttatatttatatatatacatatttatatacacacatatataaatatctatatatatatagcttgGATTTTTTGCACTGCATGAAGTTCACTGGTATGCATGAATTTATGCATTGTatggttatttttctttcttttttttctgtttttgttgttttctgccGCCCCTCCTCGACCGGGTCATGTGAGCTGTGTGGTCTTATGTTCGAGTCACGCTCACGTCCACAGGCAGCCGTTAGTCAATTAGTCCGTCCTcgggcacaaaaaaaaaaaggctcacaGCCCTCCTCTGCATCAGTCTGCCACCCTCCATGTCCAATCTTTCCTCTTCGTCTTCAGCACGCGGTGAATAAACTGCCTCTCTCTCAGGATGCATTATTTAATCCAGCCTCTGCCGACTGTTAAAAGCAGGAGGACTTGGTTTTAAaagggtctgtgtgtgtgtgtgtgtgtgtgtgtgagatatgaGACATTAAAACCTATCTGAGGCCTCTGGATGTCttactgtagtgtgtgtgtacctgcgagtgtgtgtgttcgtaTATCTGAGAGAGAGCTAAAAGGAGGGAGAGCCTGCACTGAGGGATCCCAGTCCTGACCCTCTTTCCTGGGTCAAAGTGGAGCTGAGTACAGCAGTCAGTCCTGGCTAATAGTTGATGAAACTGTTGGTGAATCCTTAACTgtgtttcctttaaaaaaaacaaacaaacaaacaaaataaacaaacgtCTTTCCACTGTTCTGTTTATGTGAAATCGTGTTACCGGGAGAGAGGTTGTatggggggggtggaggggagggcAGGCGGTCAGTCGCTCGCTTGTTCGCTCAGTTGTTTGGTGGAAgtggaggggtggtgggggtgagggggggtgaTTGGCTAACTGGTCGTGGGGAGGGggcaggtggtggtggggggagatAGGTAGGTAGATAAGTAGACCGGACGCTGCCCATCACAACAGCTCGTACTGCCGTAGGTGCATCCTCTGTATGATGTCGCGACAGTCATTGAAGACGCGGCGGATGTTTTCCGTGTCGACCGCGCAGGTGAAGTGGGGGTAACAGTAATGCCGTCCGTCCCCGCTGGCTGTGCTGATCCTCTGGAAGACACACAGGAGGAAAGACGAGTTAGTGATGAAGGTTCCCAGGCTCCTCCTCACCTCATCAACACCATGAAACAccataaacagagacagaggtcgAACAGAGCTGTACTCTAGACACCTGCCATCAAACACATCTCTGAGCTCAGATCAGGCTGTCTACACAGTACTGAGTAGTACTTTGATTATTGTTTGCACTTAAAAAGTTTGActaagaaaaaataatttatttttgttatttacatagtttttatttttcctgttctATTAGAGGAAAGGAGTTCTTGGTGTTAAAACCTCGTCTCGTCTCGGGAGCTGAGTGTATCGTCACACACCTTCCACTGACTCACGGGGAGAcgtcagccaatcacagctgacactgggtgagaggcggggtaaAGGTAAACCCTGCACAGGTGGACAACTTACTATAATCCACTTCAAGCATGAATCCATTACTTTATTCAGTCGCCTTCACTCGCTGTCCAACCAGTTTTCACACATTCTTCATCACAAAGTGTTCAAGTGTTACAGCTGACTCTACATTCTGATTCTTCTTTTAGAAATGTGGTCCAGCCCTGGTGCACGTGTACGTGTCCCTGTTACAGACTGAGAGAAAACCTTCCACTGAAATCTACAGAAGCTACGTTTACAGACTGGGACATTAAAGTGGCCATCTGCAAAGTTTCCGTTTGGATTTCTGGTGACATCTTTGGCGCTGAGCTGTCACTGGTGTGGTTCTGCACGGCACAGCCAAGAAAACGTTTGCCAGCCAGACTGTGATCACACTGCCATGTCTTTTACTttggattttctgtttcttaaaacacaacaactcctctgtttcattttgtcagaACAAGTGTAAAAACTGACAAGTACACTCAGCTCAAACTGCTCCGGAATTATACTCTCAATTATTAACGCAGCTGGCCAGATGTGGATTTCATTAGATGAGAATGTGACATATTATTCAGTAAAAACTGTGGATGATTGTTCTGTGGTGGATGGATGATGGAAGATGTTTGTGTAACGGAAAAAAGCATTGATGAAAAGATTAAATCAGAACATTTTGCAGGTTTAAAGTAAAATCTTCATTTACTGTGACACATTTAAATGAACTAGTTTCAGGTGAAACTCAACTGATGTCGTGACGAAATAAAGGAGCAAGTCGTTTTCTAAAGAGTCAAACAGAGGCATGAAATCAGCCTGATGAACGTACCAGAAACTCATCCCGAATGAAGTACTTTGCCCTCGTGACGCGGGGATCCTCACCTGGCTCTGGTATTGCTGTTGGAGAAGAAGAAATCGTGGCACTGAACATCTGCAGcatcactgacaaaaactgaTTCCATGGAAAATGAAACATCAGACAGGCTGTAAATAAGGTTGTGCTTTCATCAGATTATATATTTGAAGGTAAAAAGCAGGCCTGAGAGATGCCTGTGAAATgttggacacacacaaataccagCCTCTTACCATCATCAGGTGTAGTGTAGCGTGCAAACTCTGGGAAATACTCTTCAATTTTAGATTTCCCTGCCAAAACCTTCTCAGCGAGCAGGTCCTGTTTGTTCAGGAAGAGGATTACTGAAATGGTCCGTAGCCACCTGTGGAGGGAAACCAAGGAGGAGTTCAGCACCAGACACAAAAAAGTTAGAGGGCTGTTGTTGGAGAGTCCTCACTTTTCACAAGGCGTTATGTTTTAAAAAGCTTCGACTGGAAAACAAGATGTAATTCAGTGTGAGGAGTTCTGGGCTGTAAAGGTCGGTAAACAGTCCATGTGATCTGACAGGCACttcttattttgtctgttaGTGGAGAACTGacgcctacattacccacaattaCTCCTGATCACTGACACTTTGGTTGGAGACTCTGTGATACATCCTGTGTTCATGTCACATAAAAACTCTACACACGAGTCTGAGTTCATAACATAGATGATTCTCATCATGAAGTAAACTTGTTATTGTCCTGTAACCacggggtcagaggtcacaggctGGAGCTGGTTTcatgtctcctcctctttcaggaTGCTGACCTGTTGTTCCAGATGTTCTTGAACAGGTTGAGGGCTTCCTGTAGTCTGTTGGTCTGATTGTCTTCTCTGATCACCATGTTGTAGCTGCTACTCGCCACCACAAAGATGATGGCTGTCACATCTGCATCAGTAACACAACAGAGGAGGTTTAACACAGCAGCGATGGACAACAGCTCCACCAACTCAGATACATCTTAATGACAAACATCTCACCGTTAAAACACTGGATCCATTTTCTACGTTCATCCCTCTGTCCTCCAACATCGAAcatactgagagacagaggaagagaaaatcaCTGCAGGTTCAATCCAGTGGTTTTAATCTGAGGATCTCACACTGGAATTATAAGTTCTGTTTTCGTCTTTTTGTGGAGATTTATTTTAGAGTAAGTCAAATAAATATGATCTTAACTCACTGGAAATTGACTTTGTCTATTTGAAATCTTGTCTCGAAGATCCCAGATGTCAGCACTCTGCATCTCAACAGGTCCTGAGGAACAGACGAGCAGACGTTAAGGAATCTGATTCACAGGTGAAATGaaactttaaacacaaactgattaTCTATGGACCAAGATGTGACTCAGGTCAAATCAACTCAATCCTTTCATCTCGTTAATGTGACTATGTTTGATCATTGATTAATCGTAATGCTCAGTTCCAGCTTCTGTTGTGATGATCTGCTGCCTCTCTTCGTCTCATGAtaataaacagaatatttttaatTCTGGATCactacacagagaaaacagatgtgTTCATGTTTCAGCTTTAACAACACTGACGggcattttcagcattttctctcctctgaagtttcatctgtgttttactttattatttatgaaCTTATGGGTTCTACCAGGAGGAGTCATAGCTAatgataaatacattaataaacacacaaacatctctgCTCACAGATACATTACAGTGTTTGGTATGGAGCGTTACCTCAACTTTAACTGATTTTTtgttcagtcagttttattttcaatgtaAAACAGGagagtgtttgttgtgttgatgCTACAGAGTCAGTTTaactgcaggtgtttgtgtgttgaacGTCTGACCTGATCAGTGGGTGTGTAGTCGTTCTGTCTGACCACATCAATCCTGTCTAAGAAGCTGCAGaaagaacagacacacacagcaggttagatctcagctgctgtcacacacacacacacacacacagtgatataTAACACAATCACGTGTTCAGTGATAACAGAGGACATAAAAAGGCTTCACGGTGAcagcagaacacacactcatgtatgACAGTACGTCCCGGTGCACTGGTGAGAGCAGGAGAAATGGAGGATGGCGGTGGCGGAGCGGCCACCAGGGGGCGTGTGTTTTAATTCACAGTGAGATCTGAGGCAGCCAGTCTGAGTCACCAGCAGCCGTTTGCTCTGTCAGACCGGAGAGAAGCCTCGTCAATGGAGCTGCTGTAGTAGTACTTGCACAggaggagaggtgtgtgtgtgtgtgtgtgtgtgtgtgtgtgtgtgtgtgtgtgtgggggtgggtaTGCAGGCCTACGCTGCCTTCAGATCAGCAGAGCGCCTACCCAGACACGTGCTAATTGTTCTGATGAACTGGCCTACattgctgctgcttttcaaGGTGTGTGAGCTGCcctgatgttttcatgatgacTGTATCAGGgtcacctgctgcaggtgtgtgCTGTAACAAGTCGGCGCTCAGAACAGGCCTCCAGAAACACTACAGAGACTTCTACACCAGCATCAGGCGACTGAAACAAGACGAACGTTTCTCTTCAGTGTCAGATCATCAGTCCTCATTCTGCTGAAtcacgtaaacacacacacacagaggtttaaaGGCCCCGGCTGTCCTCACAGTGCTGTCGTATGTAGAGTAGGAACATAATGTAGAAGGAATTTGGTGATTGTCCCGCTCGCCTGCATCGATCAGGCACAAGAACTGCAGGTTTTCCCACATTTCCTCTGGAgggtgaagcagcagcagtgagggaGTCTACGTCAGGAAACACACTGGTAACAAACCAGTTTACTCAGTTTACTGTGCTGTGATGATAAACTTCACAAACTCATGAAGACATACACAAATAACCAAGGAAATATCACCTGGATTATCACTGGTTAAAACACTGCTTCTGCCTCATGTGTCAGGGCCCAAACATTTGCAACTAAAAGCCCTTAAATACTGAGATTGTGAATGACAGATATTTATTTGCCAAAcctattttaaaaatcagtttctcAGATCAGTAAATTTAAGCAGCTCTGTTTGAGTCATTGGTAGTAAATACAGGCTGATTACAACCAGTGACAGCCTCGGTAAGAAAAACACTCCTCACTGCTGGACTGTTATTTTAGGAGAGAGCAGGACGGTCCCagattcacagaaaaaaaaacattctgctgCACAATAATGTGTCTGTATTTCCTTGTGAATTAACAGTAACCTTAACATTtcaaaaattattcaaataaaacaaaaacaatgcagaTATGTAGATAATATGTAGAAGcagagttttacatttttatgaaatataatatCCAGTTTCAGGGAAACCAAGTCACGCAGCAAAAGCCACATATTTAACAAGTGAGGTGATTGCTAACGTGGTCGACTGGTAACTAAACTTCCACTAATGAGTTTACAGGTGTTTCACACAGGTGTTAGAGCGACGTCTGGGTCCCTGCTGAAGAGGTACAGAGGTACATCCTCTGATACCTACACTACAAAGGCAAGGCGCTCTGTAGAAGCTGCCTCTCAGGGCAAAAGGTATGTAACCCCCTCTGAGATAACTAGGAATGTGGCAGGCAGGGGTGAAATGTGACAGGAGGGCTGCAGGtaacacagagaggaacaggGGGCTGGGCCTGCAGAAGGTACAGCACTGGACGGACGGAcggagggaaagacagagacagaggaggacaaacaGTGATGCCCATGTGCATATCTCCGCACACTGACACAGatattcatataaaaacacacacaggcagttaAACAGCCGACCAGTCTGTTCAGCCGGGCTGCCTCGTCCCTGCCCCGGCATCCAGAGCCCAGACCCTGACTGAGTCTAACCTCGCCCTCCCCCGCTACGTCCCCACGCTGAGCTCCGAAAAAACACTATAAATAATCTGGACGTGACAGAGTCTAAAAGCTCTCTGCTCCAAACGGTGACGGAGTTAACATGGCTGCCGCCGACATCTGCCGAGGCCAAACTCTTGTTTATCTACAGCTCTGGTCTGAGGCGTCGACACGCCCAGGACAAGCACACTGCTCAATTTTTAGCAGTTCTCTCTATTAATAGGAGAAGTGCCAATAATAACCAGGCCTCGTAAGTTGAACTAAATAATAGTGGCTGCCCCAGTAACAGAGAGGTCTGCGGTGTTATGAATAACCTGTCAGGGTTATTCTGGGGTAGCAGACGGGCTGACTTCAACTCTGGAAATACACACAGGACACTTGTCTGGTGATTGAAAATAACACAGTATTTACAAGAAAAGATTAAAGTGCTTCTTTTAGCTTTTTACTCTGGTTTGCAGGTTCAAAGCATTTATGAAGGGATAAATACACATTACATGTATTTTATAAATGACCTTTTTTTATCTGGGTTCCTTTTACTTGTTTGGTTtcaaagaaaagacatgaa comes from the Lates calcarifer isolate ASB-BC8 linkage group LG9, TLL_Latcal_v3, whole genome shotgun sequence genome and includes:
- the LOC108884112 gene encoding guanine nucleotide-binding protein G(s) subunit alpha, which encodes MGCLGNSKTEDQRNEEKAQREANKKIEKQLQKDKQIYRATHRLLLLGAGESGKSTIVKQMRILHVNGFNAEEKKQKIHDIKNNIKEAIETIVAAMSTLTPPCQLACPANQSRIDYVLNQVNQKDFEFPSEFYDHAKILWQDEGVRACWERSNEYQLIDCAQYFLDRIDVVRQNDYTPTDQDLLRCRVLTSGIFETRFQIDKVNFHMFDVGGQRDERRKWIQCFNDVTAIIFVVASSSYNMVIREDNQTNRLQEALNLFKNIWNNRWLRTISVILFLNKQDLLAEKVLAGKSKIEEYFPEFARYTTPDDAIPEPGEDPRVTRAKYFIRDEFLRISTASGDGRHYCYPHFTCAVDTENIRRVFNDCRDIIQRMHLRQYELL